A window of the Hordeum vulgare subsp. vulgare chromosome 5H, MorexV3_pseudomolecules_assembly, whole genome shotgun sequence genome harbors these coding sequences:
- the LOC123396456 gene encoding prosaposin-like, which produces MGLGLGAPFFFFLLILLAAGSGAVPQDKRVRRNYVVLDLNTIEIHPNDKEEITSSKIPVSVESGTTVCSTCENLTNKSVSYLSEKQTQDEIMEILHGACSQTFSLEQKCLEMVDSYATLLFAKITEIKPDEFCKQYGLCRDVSFLSLAKSESTCAFCHHLVDVVLSKMKDPDSQFEILQLLIKECNKVHGHVQECKRMVLEYVPLILVNGEKLLEKKDVCTLMQACGASKKRAVGSFFDGGLRSDA; this is translated from the exons ATGGGTCTGGGATTGGGAGCgccgttcttcttcttcctcctcatcttGCTGGCCGCCGGCTCCGGAGCAGTGCCGCAGGACAAGAGGGTTCGCAGGAATTACG TTGTTCTCGATCTCAATACAATTGAGATCCACCCAAATGACAAGGAGGAAATTACCTCTAGCAAAATTCCTGTCTCTGTTGAAAGTGGCACTACAGTATGCTCAACTTGTGAGAACTTGACAAACAAATCTGTCAGTTATCTTAGTGAGAAACAAACACAAGATGAGATCATGGAAATTCTTCATGGTGCCTGTTCTCAGACATTCTCCTTAGAACAGAAG TGTCTTGAGATGGTGGACTCCTATGCAACTCTTCTCTTTGCAAAGATCACTGAAATCAAACCAGACGAGTTCTGCAAACAGTATGGCCTCTGCAGGGACGTATCTTTTCTGTCTCTTGCGAAAAGTGAAAGCACTTGCGCTTTTTGCCACCACCTCGTTGATGTAGTCCTCTCAAAAATGAAAGATCCTGACTCGCAG TTTGAGATACTTCAACTTCTCATCAAGGAGTGCAACAAGGTTCACGGTCATGTGCAGGAG TGTAAGAGAATGGTTCTAGAATACGTCCCCCTCATCCTGGTCAATGGCGAGAAGCTCCTTGAGAAGAAGGATGTATGCACTCTTATGCAAGCCTGTGGCGCCAGCAAGAAGAGGGCGGTTGGATCGTTCTTCGATGGTGGACTGCGGAGTGATGCTTGA
- the LOC123395462 gene encoding peroxidase 4-like translates to MAAARASALCVVLLAVMAAGGASAQLSTGFYSSSCPGALGAVASVVQSAVANEPRMGASILRLFFHDCFVQGCDGSLLLDDTASFQGEKMATPNNGSVRGFEVIDAIKVAVEKICPGVVSCADVLAIAARDSVVALGGPNWAVKVGRRDSTTASFSGANNNIPPPTSGLANLTSLFAAQGLSQKDMVALSGSHTIGQARCTNFRAHVYNETNIDSGFAGTRRSGCPPNSGSGDNNLAPLDLQTPTAFENNYYKNLVAKKGLMHSDQELFNGGATDPLVQYYVSSQSAFFADFVEGMIKMGDISPLTGNNGEVRKNCRKIN, encoded by the exons ATGGCTGCTGCAAGAGCAAGTGCTCTGTGCGTCGTCCTGCTAGCCGTCATGGCGGCCGGCGGGGCGTCGGCGCAGCTGTCCACGGGGTTCTACTCGAGCTCGTGCCCGGGCGCGCTGGGCGCAGTCGCGTCGGTGGTGCAGTCGGCCGTGGCGAACGAGCCGCGCATGGGCGCATCCATCCTCCGCCTCTTCTTCCACGACTGCTTCGTCCAGGGCTGCGACGGGTCGCTGCTCCTGGACGACACTGCGAGCTTTCAGGGAGAGAAGATGGCGACGCCCAACAACGGGTCGGTGCGTGGGTTCGAGGTCATCGACGCCATCAAGGTGGCCGTCGAGAAGATCTGCCCAGGCGTCGTCTCCTGCGCCGACGTCCTCGCCATCGCCGCCAGGGACAGCGTCGTCGCC CTGGGCGGGCCGAACTGGGCAGTGAAGGTTGGGCGGAGGGACTCCACGACGGCGAGCTTCAGCGGCGCCAACAACAACATCCCGCCGCCGACGTCGGGGCTCGCCAACCTCACGTCACTCTTCGCGGCGCAGGGACTCTCCCAGAAGGACATGGTCGCGCTCTCCG GATCTCACACCATAGGCCAAGCTCGCTGCACCAACTTCCGAGCACACGTCTACAACGAGACCAACATCGACAGCGGCTTCGCCGGGACCCGCCGTTCCGGCTGCCCTCCCAACTCCGGCTCCGGCGACAACAACCTCGCACCGCTGGACCTCCAGACCCCGACCGCCTtcgagaacaactactacaagaaCCTGGTTGCCAAGAAGGGGCTCATGCACTCCGACCAGGAGCTCTTCAACGGCGGGGCCACCGACCCGCTGGTCCAGTACTATGTCAGCAGCCAGAGCGCCTTCTTCGCGGACTTCGTGGAAGGCATGATCAAGATGGGAGATATCTCGCCGCTCACAGGGAACAACGGAGAGGTCAGGAAGAACTGCAGGAAGATTAACTAA